In a genomic window of Lycium ferocissimum isolate CSIRO_LF1 chromosome 9, AGI_CSIRO_Lferr_CH_V1, whole genome shotgun sequence:
- the LOC132029911 gene encoding pentatricopeptide repeat-containing protein At5g24830-like isoform X1, giving the protein MRQDNVVQSVNWSSKGNNSNGEVGFNVLDAMLKHSLDRLKCMRERISSAEGISNCTLEINFSKDAFGIRAMCLDGKLGAALSLWCNMIQNSIVPDVITHNYLINGLCKNGELEKAEWIVRGMLYKGPSPSCATYNSLIRGYCLMKDVDKALNTFSTMANHGIIPNRVTCNILVHALCKKGLMEEAKKLFHKLLSKNYEGGSSDLITSTIMMDGCFKNGDTNQALAFWERMLKEGMKVDKVSYNVVVHGFCMSRDVGTAYKYCCEMLKLGFVPDVYSYNTIVGALCKIGKTSDACYIYDIITRMGVIPDQITYKMIIQALCINREIDRANCFLDYMLENSIIPEPLVWNVIIDGYGRCGDIQKASYIRDKMVANGVLPNTFTYNALIYAQIKSGNLFAALSLEKEILLYGLTRDSVTYNLLIGAACNFGLIRSALKLHDEMLRKGCQPDVITYTELLKWYCLQGMMTEADKLFGKLLASGLAIDHVPFLVLMKRYCKMREFDKVFDLYQKWLVTMPR; this is encoded by the coding sequence GGAAAGAATATCCTCGGCTGAAGGCATTAGTAACTGCACCTTGGAAATAAATTTCAGTAAAGATGCATTTGGTATTAGAGCTATGTGTCTGGATGGTAAACTGGGAGCAGCTTTATCTCTTTGGTGCAACATGATACAGAATAGTATTGTTCCTGATGTTATCACACATAATTACCTCATCAATGGACTCTGCAAAAACGGTGAATTGGAGAAGGCAGAATGGATTGTAAGAGGTATGTTATATAAGGGTCCTTCTCCCTCTTGTGCTACGTACAACTCCTTAATAAGGGGTTATTGTCTCATGAAAGATGTCGATAAAGCTCTAAATACCTTTTCTACCATGGCCAATCATGGAATTATACCAAACAGAGTTACTTGTAACATCCTTGTTCATGCGCTTTGTAAGAAAGGCTTGATGGAGGAGGCGAAAAAGCTTTTTCATAAACTACTAAGCAAAAACTATGAGGGGGGGAGCTCAGACTTGATTACATCAACCATAATGATGGATGGCTGCTTTAAAAATGGAGATACTAATCAAGCTCTTGCTTTTTGGGAGAGGATGTTAAAAGAGGGTATGAAAGTTGATAAAGTTTCTTACAATGTTGTTGTCCATGGATTCTGTATGAGCCGTGACGTGGGCACTGCATATAAGTATTGTTGTGAAATGCTAAAGCTTGGTTTCGTTCCAGATGTTTATTCTTACAACACTATTGTTGGAGCACTTTGTAAAATAGGAAAGACCAGCGATGCttgttatatatatgatattataacAAGAATGGGCGTCATCCCAGATCAAATTACGTACAAAATGATAATACAGGCCCTATGTATTAACAGGGAGATTGATAGAGCCAATTGTTTCCTTGATTACATGTTAGAGAATTCCATTATACCTGAACCACTTGTTTGGAATGTTATAATTGATGGTTATGGAAGATGTGGAGATATACAAAAAGCTTCATATATTAGAGACAAAATGGTTGCAAATGGTGTTCTGCCAAACACATTTACATATAATGCATTAATTTATGCACAGATAAAGTCAGGAAATCTTTTTGCAGCTCTGTCCTTGGAGAAAGAGATACTTTTATATGGTCTTACCCGTGATTCAGTTACTTACAATCTGTTGATCGGTGCTGCTTGTAATTTTGGCCTGATCCGCTCAGCACTCAAGCTAcatgatgaaatgttgagaaaagGTTGTCAGCCAGATGTAATTACTTACACGGAACTACTTAAGTGGTATTGTCTACAAGGTATGATGACAGAGGCAGACAAGCTCTTTGGCAAGTTACTGGCATCTGGTTTAGCAATTGATCATGTTCCCTTTCTAGTACTCATGAAAAGATATTGCAAAATGAGAGAATTTGATAAAGTCTTTGACCTTTATCAAAAGTGGTTAGTGACAATGCCTAGATGA
- the LOC132029911 gene encoding pentatricopeptide repeat-containing protein At5g24830-like isoform X2, with protein MCLDGKLGAALSLWCNMIQNSIVPDVITHNYLINGLCKNGELEKAEWIVRGMLYKGPSPSCATYNSLIRGYCLMKDVDKALNTFSTMANHGIIPNRVTCNILVHALCKKGLMEEAKKLFHKLLSKNYEGGSSDLITSTIMMDGCFKNGDTNQALAFWERMLKEGMKVDKVSYNVVVHGFCMSRDVGTAYKYCCEMLKLGFVPDVYSYNTIVGALCKIGKTSDACYIYDIITRMGVIPDQITYKMIIQALCINREIDRANCFLDYMLENSIIPEPLVWNVIIDGYGRCGDIQKASYIRDKMVANGVLPNTFTYNALIYAQIKSGNLFAALSLEKEILLYGLTRDSVTYNLLIGAACNFGLIRSALKLHDEMLRKGCQPDVITYTELLKWYCLQGMMTEADKLFGKLLASGLAIDHVPFLVLMKRYCKMREFDKVFDLYQKWLVTMPR; from the coding sequence ATGTGTCTGGATGGTAAACTGGGAGCAGCTTTATCTCTTTGGTGCAACATGATACAGAATAGTATTGTTCCTGATGTTATCACACATAATTACCTCATCAATGGACTCTGCAAAAACGGTGAATTGGAGAAGGCAGAATGGATTGTAAGAGGTATGTTATATAAGGGTCCTTCTCCCTCTTGTGCTACGTACAACTCCTTAATAAGGGGTTATTGTCTCATGAAAGATGTCGATAAAGCTCTAAATACCTTTTCTACCATGGCCAATCATGGAATTATACCAAACAGAGTTACTTGTAACATCCTTGTTCATGCGCTTTGTAAGAAAGGCTTGATGGAGGAGGCGAAAAAGCTTTTTCATAAACTACTAAGCAAAAACTATGAGGGGGGGAGCTCAGACTTGATTACATCAACCATAATGATGGATGGCTGCTTTAAAAATGGAGATACTAATCAAGCTCTTGCTTTTTGGGAGAGGATGTTAAAAGAGGGTATGAAAGTTGATAAAGTTTCTTACAATGTTGTTGTCCATGGATTCTGTATGAGCCGTGACGTGGGCACTGCATATAAGTATTGTTGTGAAATGCTAAAGCTTGGTTTCGTTCCAGATGTTTATTCTTACAACACTATTGTTGGAGCACTTTGTAAAATAGGAAAGACCAGCGATGCttgttatatatatgatattataacAAGAATGGGCGTCATCCCAGATCAAATTACGTACAAAATGATAATACAGGCCCTATGTATTAACAGGGAGATTGATAGAGCCAATTGTTTCCTTGATTACATGTTAGAGAATTCCATTATACCTGAACCACTTGTTTGGAATGTTATAATTGATGGTTATGGAAGATGTGGAGATATACAAAAAGCTTCATATATTAGAGACAAAATGGTTGCAAATGGTGTTCTGCCAAACACATTTACATATAATGCATTAATTTATGCACAGATAAAGTCAGGAAATCTTTTTGCAGCTCTGTCCTTGGAGAAAGAGATACTTTTATATGGTCTTACCCGTGATTCAGTTACTTACAATCTGTTGATCGGTGCTGCTTGTAATTTTGGCCTGATCCGCTCAGCACTCAAGCTAcatgatgaaatgttgagaaaagGTTGTCAGCCAGATGTAATTACTTACACGGAACTACTTAAGTGGTATTGTCTACAAGGTATGATGACAGAGGCAGACAAGCTCTTTGGCAAGTTACTGGCATCTGGTTTAGCAATTGATCATGTTCCCTTTCTAGTACTCATGAAAAGATATTGCAAAATGAGAGAATTTGATAAAGTCTTTGACCTTTATCAAAAGTGGTTAGTGACAATGCCTAGATGA